In Streptomyces sp. NBC_01439, the following are encoded in one genomic region:
- a CDS encoding histidine phosphatase family protein has protein sequence MSATTSGKSGRKIVLWRHGQTSWNLERRFQGSTDIELTEAGVAQARRSARLLASLKPDAIVASDLQRASATAAELAALTGLTVSHDAALRETYAGEWQGLTHDEILEKYGEQYAAWKRGEPVRRGGGELETEVADRAAPVVLEHVDRLPRSGTLVVVSHGGTIRTTIGRLLGLNAYDWEGLGGLSNCCWSVLGEGARGWRLLEHNAGTLPEPVLGDDD, from the coding sequence CTGAGCGCGACCACCTCGGGCAAGTCCGGCAGGAAGATCGTCCTCTGGCGGCACGGCCAGACCTCGTGGAACCTGGAGCGCCGCTTCCAGGGCTCCACGGACATCGAGCTGACCGAGGCGGGTGTGGCGCAGGCGCGCCGCTCCGCGCGGTTGCTCGCCTCGCTGAAGCCGGATGCCATCGTCGCCTCCGACCTGCAGCGCGCCTCTGCCACGGCTGCCGAGCTGGCGGCCCTCACGGGGCTGACGGTGTCGCACGACGCGGCGCTGCGCGAGACGTACGCCGGCGAGTGGCAGGGCCTCACGCACGACGAGATCCTTGAGAAGTACGGCGAGCAGTACGCGGCGTGGAAGCGCGGCGAACCGGTCCGCCGGGGCGGTGGCGAGCTGGAGACCGAGGTCGCTGACCGCGCCGCGCCGGTGGTGCTGGAACACGTCGACCGGCTGCCGCGGTCCGGCACCCTCGTCGTGGTCAGCCACGGCGGCACCATCCGTACGACGATCGGGCGCCTGCTGGGCCTGAACGCGTACGACTGGGAGGGCCTCGGCGGGCTCTCCAACTGCTGCTGGTCCGTGCTCGGCGAGGGCGCGCGCGGTTGGCGCCTGCTGGAGCACAACGCCGGCACGCTGCCGGAACCGGTGCTCGGCGACGACGACTGA
- the rsfS gene encoding ribosome silencing factor: MTATDRSIELITAAAQAAADRLAHDIIAYDVSDVLSITDAFLLASAPNDRQVKSIVDEIEERLLKELGAKPVRREGDRDARWILLDYVDIVVHVQHSEERVFYALERLWKDCPEIELPEDAKLTIGKAEEHAKLREAAGDDELDGDLF; encoded by the coding sequence GTGACCGCCACGGACCGCTCCATCGAGCTCATCACCGCCGCCGCCCAGGCCGCGGCCGACCGGCTCGCGCACGACATCATCGCGTACGACGTCAGCGACGTGCTGTCGATCACCGACGCCTTCCTGCTCGCCTCGGCGCCCAACGACCGCCAGGTCAAGTCGATCGTCGACGAGATCGAGGAGCGCCTGCTGAAGGAGCTCGGCGCCAAGCCGGTGCGCCGCGAGGGTGACCGCGACGCCCGCTGGATCCTGCTCGACTACGTCGACATCGTCGTCCACGTCCAGCACAGCGAGGAGCGTGTCTTCTACGCGCTGGAGCGCCTGTGGAAGGACTGCCCCGAGATCGAGCTCCCCGAGGACGCCAAGCTCACCATCGGCAAGGCCGAGGAGCACGCCAAGCTGCGCGAGGCGGCGGGCGACGACGAACTGGACGGTGATCTGTTCTGA
- the leuS gene encoding leucine--tRNA ligase yields the protein MSETNTPAPEAAEAHRYTAAMAADIEARWQDVWDAQGTYEAPNPTGDLAGDPAVVARPKKFIMDMFPYPSGAGLHVGHPLGYIATDVFARHQRMTGHNVLHTLGFDAFGLPAEQYAVQTGTHPRVSTEANIENMKVQLRRLGLGHDKRRSFATIDPDYYKWTQWIFLQIYNSWYDADAKKARPITELVAAFEDGSREVPGGRAWAGLTATERADVLNEHRLAYSSDAPVNWCPGLGTVLANEEVTADGRSERGNFPVFKSRLSQWNMRITAYADRLIDDLDALDWPEAIKLQQRNWIGRSEGARVDFALGDEAITVFTTRPDTLFGATYMVLAPEHPLVEKFIPAAWPEGTHEVWTGGHATPAEAVSAYRKQAAAKSDVERQAEAKDKTGVFTGEYAINPVSGDKVPVFIADYVLMGYGTGAIMAVPAHDSRDFEFARAFELPMRCVVEPSDGRGTDPAEWDDAFVSYDAKLVNSTGEGIALDGLGVVEAKAAITDWLTERGIGEGTVNFRLRDWLFSRQRYWGEPFPIVYDEDGVAHPLPESMLPLELPEVEDYSPRTFEPDDAASKPETPLSRNGEWVNVELDLGDGRGVRSFRRETNTMPNWAGSCWYELRYLDPNNASALVDPEIEQYWMGPREGAPHGGVDLYVGGAEHAVLHLLYARFWSKVLFDLGHVSSAEPFHKLFNQGMIQAYAYTDARGVYVPAAEVEERDGGYFYQDQPVKREHGKMGKSLKNAVTPDEICEEYGADTLRLYEMAMGPLDVSRPWDTRAVVGQYRLLQRLWRNIVDEETGAVTVVDGEPDEATLRALHKAIDGAGSDLTGLRFNTAIAKITELNNALTKAGRPLERSVAEALVLLVAPLAPHIAEELWHRLGHSESVVHQDFPVADPAYVVDESVTCVVQVKGKVKARLEVPPTISDADLEQLAVTDEGVVAALGGAEIRKVIVRAPKLVNIVI from the coding sequence ATGAGCGAGACGAACACCCCGGCCCCCGAGGCGGCCGAGGCGCACCGCTACACGGCTGCCATGGCCGCCGACATCGAGGCACGCTGGCAGGACGTCTGGGACGCGCAGGGCACGTACGAGGCCCCGAACCCCACCGGCGACCTGGCCGGGGACCCCGCGGTGGTCGCACGGCCCAAGAAGTTCATCATGGACATGTTCCCGTACCCCTCCGGTGCTGGCCTGCACGTCGGACACCCGCTCGGGTACATCGCCACCGACGTCTTCGCCCGCCACCAGCGGATGACCGGCCACAACGTCCTGCACACCCTGGGCTTCGACGCCTTCGGCCTGCCGGCGGAGCAGTACGCCGTGCAGACCGGCACGCACCCGCGCGTCTCGACCGAGGCCAACATCGAGAACATGAAGGTCCAGCTGCGCCGGCTGGGCCTGGGCCACGACAAGCGCCGGTCGTTCGCCACGATCGACCCGGACTACTACAAGTGGACCCAGTGGATCTTCCTGCAGATCTACAACTCCTGGTACGACGCCGACGCGAAGAAGGCCCGGCCGATCACCGAGCTGGTCGCCGCCTTCGAGGACGGCTCCCGCGAGGTCCCCGGCGGCCGCGCCTGGGCCGGGCTGACCGCGACCGAGCGGGCCGACGTGCTGAACGAGCACCGGCTGGCGTACTCCTCGGACGCGCCGGTGAACTGGTGCCCCGGGCTGGGCACCGTACTGGCCAACGAGGAGGTCACCGCCGACGGCCGGTCCGAGCGCGGCAACTTCCCCGTCTTCAAGTCCCGGCTGAGCCAGTGGAACATGCGGATCACCGCCTACGCCGACCGGCTGATCGACGACCTGGACGCGCTGGACTGGCCCGAGGCCATCAAGCTGCAGCAGCGGAACTGGATCGGCCGCAGCGAGGGCGCGCGCGTCGACTTCGCACTGGGCGATGAGGCCATCACCGTCTTCACCACCCGTCCGGACACCCTGTTCGGCGCCACCTACATGGTGCTGGCGCCCGAACACCCGCTGGTGGAGAAGTTCATCCCGGCCGCCTGGCCCGAGGGCACCCACGAGGTCTGGACCGGCGGGCACGCCACGCCGGCCGAGGCCGTCAGCGCCTACCGCAAGCAGGCCGCCGCGAAGTCGGACGTCGAGCGGCAGGCCGAGGCCAAGGACAAGACCGGTGTCTTCACCGGCGAGTACGCGATCAACCCGGTCAGCGGCGACAAGGTCCCGGTCTTCATCGCCGACTACGTGCTGATGGGCTACGGCACCGGCGCGATCATGGCCGTCCCGGCGCACGACAGCCGCGACTTCGAGTTCGCGCGCGCCTTCGAGCTGCCGATGCGCTGCGTCGTGGAGCCCTCCGATGGGCGCGGCACCGACCCGGCCGAGTGGGACGACGCCTTCGTCTCCTACGACGCGAAGCTGGTCAACTCGACGGGCGAGGGCATCGCCCTGGACGGCCTGGGCGTCGTAGAGGCGAAGGCCGCGATCACCGACTGGCTGACCGAGCGCGGCATCGGCGAGGGGACGGTCAACTTCCGACTGCGCGACTGGCTGTTCAGCCGTCAGCGGTACTGGGGCGAGCCCTTCCCGATCGTCTACGACGAGGACGGCGTCGCGCACCCGCTGCCCGAGTCGATGCTGCCCCTGGAACTGCCGGAGGTCGAGGACTACTCCCCGCGCACCTTCGAGCCGGACGACGCCGCGTCCAAGCCGGAGACCCCGCTGTCGCGCAACGGCGAATGGGTGAACGTGGAGCTGGACCTGGGCGACGGCCGGGGCGTGCGCTCCTTCCGCCGCGAGACCAACACCATGCCCAACTGGGCCGGTTCCTGCTGGTACGAGCTGCGCTACCTGGACCCGAACAACGCCTCGGCCCTGGTGGACCCGGAGATCGAGCAGTACTGGATGGGCCCGCGCGAGGGCGCGCCGCACGGCGGTGTCGACCTGTACGTGGGCGGTGCCGAGCACGCGGTGCTGCACCTGCTGTACGCCCGCTTCTGGTCGAAGGTGCTGTTCGACCTGGGTCACGTCTCCTCGGCGGAGCCGTTCCACAAGCTCTTCAACCAGGGCATGATCCAGGCGTACGCGTACACCGACGCGCGCGGTGTCTACGTGCCCGCAGCCGAGGTCGAGGAGCGCGACGGCGGCTACTTCTACCAGGACCAGCCGGTCAAGCGTGAGCACGGAAAGATGGGCAAGTCCCTGAAGAACGCCGTCACGCCGGACGAGATCTGCGAGGAGTACGGCGCGGACACGCTGCGCCTGTACGAGATGGCGATGGGTCCGCTGGACGTCTCCCGTCCGTGGGACACCCGGGCCGTGGTGGGCCAGTACCGGCTGCTGCAGCGCCTGTGGCGCAACATCGTGGACGAGGAGACCGGCGCGGTCACCGTCGTGGACGGTGAGCCGGACGAGGCGACCCTGCGCGCGCTGCACAAGGCGATCGACGGGGCCGGCTCGGACCTGACCGGGCTGCGCTTCAACACCGCCATCGCGAAGATCACCGAGCTGAACAACGCGCTGACGAAGGCGGGCCGCCCGCTGGAGCGCTCGGTCGCCGAGGCCCTGGTGCTGCTGGTCGCCCCGCTGGCCCCGCACATCGCGGAGGAGCTGTGGCACCGCCTGGGGCACAGCGAGTCCGTGGTCCACCAGGACTTCCCGGTCGCGGACCCGGCGTACGTCGTGGACGAGAGCGTGACGTGCGTGGTGCAGGTCAAGGGCAAGGTCAAGGCGCGGCTGGAGGTGCCGCCGACGATCTCCGACGCGGACCTGGAGCAGCTGGCCGTGACCGATGAGGGCGTTGTGGCGGCGCTGGGCGGCGCGGAGATCCGCAAGGTGATCGTGCGCGCGCCGAAGCTGGTGAACATCGTCATCTGA